From a region of the Primulina eburnea isolate SZY01 chromosome 7, ASM2296580v1, whole genome shotgun sequence genome:
- the LOC140837358 gene encoding putative zinc finger protein CONSTANS-LIKE 11 has protein sequence MSAQPACDFCGVVRALVYCKSDAARLCLQCDGCVHSANCLSRKHLRSLICDKCNSQAAVLRCLDEDLCFCQTCDHGCRVDGVGSSGPGHDRLKLNFYSGCPSPVEFSKIWSTVPDSNKSHEGTVMVDGNIEMGGSLSSGGGGGGMMANRLNEIASCVKFDSWVFPPPIPPLLSISSGFDLAIYQGCVESIKDLGLHDICDSVDMDEIALNFESGYEMLENLQKQTINISDDGGTRGGLLMEKNLPVTGSNSTRIKSTLKASSSLQQDCLCFTRSSTNLIPAMNSNSNCMFMDSNICPGFASGQVPSSMSLSLSNITGESSAADYQDCGLSTLFLTRESPWDSNFEPSCPQARDKAKMRYNEKKKTRTFGKQIRYASRKARADTRRRVKGRFVKSGEAFDFDPAGPSDC, from the exons ATGTCGGCTCAGCCTGCGTGCGACTTCTGTGGGGTGGTGAGAGCACTTGTGTATTGCAAATCGGATGCTGCCCGGCTATGCTTGCAGTGTGATGGCTGTGTTCACTCGGCTAATTGCTTGTCAAGAAAGCACCTCCGATCCCTCATTTGTGATAAGTGCAATTCACAGGCTGCGGTCTTGCGGTGCCTTGACGAGGACCTTTGTTTTTGCCAGACATGTGATCATGGCTGCCGTGTCGATGGTGTTGGGTCCTCTGGCCCGGGGCATGATCGCCTCAAGCTGAACTTTTACAGTGGATGCCCTTCTCCTGTCGAGTTCTCCAAGATTTGGTCGACCGTTCCCGATTCTAATAAATCGCACGAGGGGACTGTAATGGTTGATGGAAATATTGAAATGGGAGGATCGTTGTCTTCTggcggtggaggaggaggaatGATGGCGAATAGGTTGAACGAGATTGCCTCGTGTGTCAAGTTCGATTCATGGGTGTTTCCACCACCGATACCACCTCTACTTTCC ATTAGCTCTGGCTTCGACTTGGCTATATATCAGGGGTGTGTTGAAAGTATTAAGGATCTTGGGCTTCATGATATATGTGACAGTGTTGACATGGATGAAATTGCCCTAAACTTCGAGAGTGGGTACGAAATGTTAGAGAATTTGCAAAAGCAGACAATAAATATATCTGACGATGGAGGAACGCGTGGTGGTTTGTTGATGGAGAAAAACTTGCCGGTCACTGGATCCAATAGCACACGTATTAAAAGTACTTTGAAG GCATCCTCGTCCCTACAACAAGACTGCTTGTGTTTTACACGCTCTTCAACTAATTTGATCCCGGCAATGAACAGCAATTCTAATTGCATGTTCATGGATTCAAATATCTGCCCTGGTTTTGCAAGTGGACAAGTCCCTTCAAGCATGTCGCTATCTTTGTCTAATATAACCGGGGAAAGTAGTGCTGCTGATTATCAAGACTGTGGGTTATCGACTTTATTTCTGACCCGTGAATCCCCTTGGGATTCTAATTTTGAACCAAGTTGTCCACAGGCGAGGGATAAAGCCAAGATGAGATACAATGAAAAAAAGAAGACAAGAAC GTTTGGAAAACAGATAAGATATGCTTCTCGTAAAGCTAGAGCTGATACAAGAAGGCGCGTTAAAGGTAGATTCGTCAAGTCTGGTGAAGCTTTTGACTTCGACCCTGCTGGACCAAGTGATTGTTGA